A DNA window from Methylobacterium sp. NMS14P contains the following coding sequences:
- a CDS encoding Uma2 family endonuclease, with protein MTVDEFLAWAEGQPGRFELVDGEVFAMSPERVRHAEVKAATYLALRSALKQAGSACYALPDGISVRVDRDTVFEPDALVYCGMRADPDATEITDPVIVVEVQSPGTRAVDSGLKLTRYFGLESVIHYLIVDPVKRLVIHHRRAQGGLIETRIATQETLDLTPPGLRLPVPELFADLVPADDGA; from the coding sequence ATGACGGTCGACGAGTTTCTCGCCTGGGCCGAAGGGCAGCCGGGACGCTTCGAGCTGGTCGACGGCGAGGTGTTCGCGATGTCGCCGGAGCGCGTTCGGCATGCCGAGGTCAAGGCGGCCACCTATCTGGCGCTCCGGTCCGCACTGAAGCAAGCGGGGAGCGCCTGCTACGCGCTGCCGGATGGCATCAGCGTTCGCGTCGATCGGGATACGGTCTTCGAGCCCGACGCCCTCGTTTACTGCGGGATGCGCGCTGACCCCGATGCGACCGAGATCACCGATCCCGTCATCGTCGTCGAGGTTCAGTCGCCGGGCACACGCGCGGTGGACTCGGGCCTGAAGCTGACCCGCTACTTCGGTCTGGAGAGTGTCATCCACTATCTGATCGTGGATCCGGTGAAGCGTCTCGTCATCCATCACCGCCGCGCGCAGGGCGGCCTGATCGAGACCCGCATCGCGACCCAGGAGACGCTGGACCTGACGCCGCCCGGCCTGCGCCTGCCCGTGCCCGAGCTGTTCGCCGACCTCGTGCCCGCCGACGACGGAGCTTGA
- a CDS encoding adenosine kinase, translated as MTAPLDLLVLGNAIVDVIARTDDAFLSAQGVTKGAMQLIDEPRAEALFQAMGPATIVSGGSGANTAVGAALLGAKTGFVGKVRNDELGGLFSHDLKATGVDFTVPAAAEGPATARCFVLVTPDGERTMNTYLGACQGLSPDDVDKTLVSSARVVYLEGYLWDPPAAKDAFRKAAQLAHQAGNAVALTLSDAFCVGRYRDEFLGLVRDGSIDILFANMAELQSLYETDDPEAAVAALRDERNARGRHLLGLVTRSADGALVVQGGEVRAVEASPVQTVVDTTGAGDLFAAGFLAGHARGLDNVASARLGTLAAAEVIQHIGARPQADLVGLAKARGLL; from the coding sequence ATGACTGCACCCCTCGATCTCCTCGTGCTCGGCAACGCCATCGTCGACGTGATCGCCCGCACGGACGATGCCTTCCTGTCGGCGCAGGGCGTCACCAAGGGGGCGATGCAGCTCATCGACGAGCCGCGGGCCGAGGCGCTGTTCCAGGCGATGGGACCGGCGACGATCGTGTCGGGCGGCTCGGGTGCCAACACCGCGGTCGGTGCGGCGCTCCTCGGGGCCAAGACCGGCTTCGTCGGCAAGGTCCGGAACGACGAGCTCGGCGGCCTGTTCAGCCACGACCTCAAGGCGACCGGCGTCGACTTCACCGTCCCGGCCGCCGCCGAGGGTCCGGCCACCGCCCGGTGCTTCGTGCTCGTGACGCCGGACGGCGAGCGCACGATGAACACGTATCTCGGCGCCTGCCAGGGCCTGTCGCCCGACGATGTCGACAAGACGCTCGTGAGCTCGGCCCGCGTCGTCTATCTCGAGGGCTATCTCTGGGATCCGCCGGCCGCCAAGGACGCGTTCCGCAAGGCCGCGCAGCTCGCCCATCAGGCGGGCAACGCCGTCGCGCTGACCCTCTCGGACGCGTTCTGCGTGGGCCGCTACCGCGACGAGTTCCTCGGCCTCGTGCGTGACGGCAGCATCGACATCCTGTTCGCCAACATGGCCGAGTTGCAGAGCCTCTACGAGACCGACGATCCCGAGGCCGCCGTGGCGGCTCTGCGCGACGAGCGCAACGCCCGCGGCCGGCACCTGCTCGGCCTCGTCACGCGCTCGGCCGACGGCGCCCTGGTGGTTCAGGGTGGCGAGGTCCGCGCCGTCGAGGCGAGCCCGGTCCAGACGGTGGTCGACACGACCGGCGCGGGCGACCTGTTCGCGGCCGGCTTCCTCGCCGGTCACGCCCGCGGGCTCGACAACGTCGCCAGCGCCCGCCTGGGCACGCTCGCGGCCGCCGAGGTCATCCAGCACATCGGCGCCCGCCCGCAGGCGGATCTCGTCGGCCTGGCCAAGGCGCGCGGGCTCCTCTAG
- a CDS encoding methyl-accepting chemotaxis protein: MKFRRSIVSKLILPSIIGFLLFLASSSIGLMQIQAINGAAVETRDVWVRKDNDLHTIRFLMLRYHTTTIRKVVAIDDGENGDLDAEFVEMDQTIPEAFRSYRARATTPRERALWDAFENRWKVYRVAQEAILAPLRRGDRDAARDAIAPARPPLVAAFDALADLAQVTAEGTNVSVQRSEDAFRTAWSVTVALSIIGLIMTGAAVWWVWHRVARPIRSLAEIMGRLAADNLDVAVSGSERTDEIGVMAASVQVFKDGLIRARTLEHEAAQARATAEARRRSGMHRIADAFEGTVGGIIGTVSAAVAALQDTASAMNEAAADTADRSGRVASAAELAASNVSVAAAAAEELGASVQEISRQVAGSTALTQSAVADAAATAHLVQELNGAATQIGHVVTLISTIAEQTNLLALNATIEAARAGAAGRGFAVVAAEVKELAGQTARATDEIGGHVARIQSSTGDAVSAIGRIGGRVQELSAVATRIAGAVEQQGAATQEIVRNVSQAAQGAADVTATITGVADAAKGTGAAADQVLTAASELSLRSGHLRDEVTRFLATVRAA, from the coding sequence ATGAAATTTCGAAGAAGTATCGTATCAAAGCTGATACTGCCCTCGATCATCGGCTTTTTACTCTTCTTGGCAAGCTCTAGCATCGGCTTGATGCAAATACAGGCCATCAACGGCGCCGCCGTGGAGACTCGCGACGTCTGGGTGCGCAAGGACAACGATCTCCACACGATTCGATTCCTGATGCTGCGGTACCACACGACGACGATCCGCAAGGTGGTCGCCATCGACGACGGTGAGAATGGGGACCTCGATGCCGAGTTCGTCGAGATGGATCAGACCATCCCCGAGGCCTTCCGGAGCTACCGCGCGCGCGCGACGACGCCCCGGGAGCGCGCGCTCTGGGACGCGTTCGAGAACCGGTGGAAGGTCTATCGCGTCGCCCAGGAGGCCATTCTCGCCCCGCTCAGACGCGGCGACCGGGATGCGGCCCGCGACGCCATCGCGCCGGCCCGCCCGCCGCTGGTGGCCGCCTTCGATGCCCTGGCGGATCTCGCCCAGGTCACCGCCGAGGGCACGAACGTCTCGGTCCAGCGCTCCGAGGACGCGTTCCGGACGGCGTGGTCCGTCACCGTCGCGCTCTCGATCATCGGACTGATCATGACCGGCGCGGCGGTCTGGTGGGTCTGGCACCGGGTCGCCCGCCCGATCCGGTCCCTGGCCGAGATCATGGGTCGGCTCGCGGCCGACAACCTCGACGTGGCCGTCAGCGGCTCAGAGCGGACGGACGAGATCGGCGTCATGGCGGCGTCCGTCCAGGTCTTCAAGGACGGCCTGATCCGGGCGCGCACGCTCGAGCACGAAGCCGCGCAGGCCCGCGCCACGGCAGAGGCGCGGCGGCGGAGCGGCATGCACCGGATCGCCGACGCCTTCGAGGGCACGGTCGGCGGCATCATCGGCACGGTGTCGGCCGCCGTCGCCGCGCTGCAGGACACGGCCTCGGCCATGAACGAGGCGGCCGCCGACACCGCCGATCGCTCCGGCCGGGTGGCGAGCGCGGCCGAACTCGCGGCCAGCAACGTCAGCGTCGCGGCGGCGGCGGCCGAGGAACTCGGCGCCTCCGTCCAGGAGATCAGCCGCCAGGTCGCGGGTTCGACGGCGCTGACCCAGTCGGCGGTCGCGGACGCCGCGGCGACCGCTCACTTGGTTCAGGAACTGAACGGGGCGGCAACTCAGATCGGTCATGTCGTGACCCTGATCTCGACCATCGCCGAGCAGACGAATCTCCTCGCGCTGAACGCCACGATCGAGGCGGCGCGGGCCGGCGCGGCGGGCCGCGGCTTCGCGGTCGTGGCCGCAGAGGTGAAGGAGCTGGCCGGTCAGACCGCGCGGGCAACCGACGAGATCGGCGGCCACGTCGCCCGGATCCAGTCTTCCACCGGCGACGCCGTCTCGGCGATCGGGCGCATCGGCGGTCGGGTCCAGGAACTGAGCGCGGTCGCGACGCGGATCGCCGGCGCCGTCGAGCAGCAGGGCGCCGCGACACAGGAGATCGTCCGCAACGTCTCCCAGGCCGCCCAGGGGGCGGCTGACGTCACCGCCACCATCACGGGCGTCGCCGACGCGGCGAAGGGGACCGGCGCGGCGGCCGATCAGGTTCTCACGGCCGCCTCGGAGCTGTCGCTCCGGTCCGGGCATCTCAGGGACGAGGTGACGCGCTTCCTCGCGACCGTCCGCGCGGCCTGA
- a CDS encoding NADPH:quinone oxidoreductase family protein, producing the protein MRALLCTRLDGPEHLEIVERPDPVPGPGQALVRMRLAALNFFDTLITAGRYQVKPALPFSPGGEGVGVVEALGEGAAGVSVGDRVIVHAGHGCCAELIALDAARLTPVPDAVPDEQAAGLTITYGTSLHALANRARLQPGEWLAVLGASGGVGLAAVELGRLMGARVIACASSEEKLAVARAHGAEAGVVYDPATLKDELRRISGGGIDVVYDAVGDAYAEPALRALGWRGRFLVIGFAAGAIPRLPLNLMLLKELDVQGVHWGAFLDRELEAHRADQRRLLGWVAEGRLTAQVHGVYPLAEYPEAFGLLTRRAAMGKVLLRP; encoded by the coding sequence ATGCGGGCGCTGCTGTGCACGAGGCTCGACGGGCCGGAGCATCTGGAGATCGTCGAGCGGCCCGACCCGGTGCCGGGCCCCGGGCAGGCGCTGGTGCGGATGCGGCTGGCGGCCCTGAACTTCTTCGACACGCTGATCACCGCCGGGCGCTACCAGGTGAAGCCGGCCCTGCCGTTCTCGCCGGGCGGCGAGGGGGTCGGCGTGGTCGAGGCGCTGGGCGAGGGGGCCGCTGGCGTGTCCGTGGGCGACCGGGTGATCGTCCATGCCGGGCACGGCTGCTGCGCGGAGCTGATCGCCCTCGACGCCGCCCGGCTCACGCCGGTGCCGGACGCCGTGCCGGACGAGCAGGCGGCCGGGCTCACCATCACCTACGGCACCTCGCTGCACGCCCTGGCGAACCGCGCCCGCCTGCAGCCCGGCGAGTGGCTGGCGGTCCTCGGCGCCTCCGGGGGCGTCGGCCTCGCCGCCGTCGAGCTCGGCCGGCTGATGGGCGCCCGGGTGATCGCCTGCGCCTCCTCGGAGGAGAAGCTCGCGGTCGCCCGCGCCCACGGCGCCGAGGCGGGCGTGGTCTACGACCCCGCGACGCTCAAGGACGAGCTGCGCCGGATCTCCGGCGGCGGGATCGACGTGGTCTACGACGCGGTCGGCGACGCCTACGCGGAGCCGGCCCTGCGGGCGCTCGGCTGGCGCGGACGCTTCCTCGTGATCGGCTTCGCCGCCGGCGCCATCCCGCGGCTGCCGCTGAACCTGATGCTCCTCAAGGAACTCGACGTGCAGGGCGTCCACTGGGGCGCCTTCCTGGATCGGGAGCTCGAGGCGCACCGGGCCGATCAGCGCCGGCTCCTCGGCTGGGTCGCCGAGGGCAGGCTCACCGCGCAGGTCCACGGCGTCTACCCGCTGGCGGAATACCCGGAGGCCTTCGGGCTCCTGACCCGCCGCGCGGCGATGGGGAAGGTGCTCCTGCGGCCTTGA